The Gillisia sp. Hel_I_86 genome has a segment encoding these proteins:
- a CDS encoding enoyl-ACP reductase, with amino-acid sequence MVAEFKDLNYWALILGGSSGLGLATARKLAKHGMNIIIIHRDRRSEIPDIEEAFEDIRESGVRLESFNIDAVQKDKREDLIKEITNILGEKGKIRTLVHSIAKGNLKPMSGKGPFLENIDFQITIDAMALSLYDWTEAVYQAGLFAKDARVVSFTSEGNKKAWENYAAVSAAKVVLEAITRSMALEFARYGIRANCIQAGVTVTRSFQMIPGNETLRMHALKHNPFKRLTVPNDVANVVYLLSKDEASWITGTIIPVNGGEHLK; translated from the coding sequence ATGGTAGCAGAATTTAAAGATCTCAATTATTGGGCGCTGATCCTTGGAGGCAGTAGCGGACTAGGGCTTGCAACAGCCAGAAAACTTGCCAAACACGGCATGAATATTATAATTATACATAGGGATCGAAGGTCTGAAATCCCCGATATCGAAGAAGCTTTTGAAGATATCAGAGAATCTGGAGTTCGGCTAGAGAGTTTTAATATAGACGCCGTACAGAAAGATAAACGGGAAGATCTTATCAAGGAGATCACCAATATTCTAGGAGAGAAAGGTAAAATAAGGACGTTGGTGCACAGTATTGCCAAAGGAAATTTAAAGCCCATGAGCGGGAAAGGGCCTTTTTTGGAAAATATAGACTTCCAAATCACTATAGATGCGATGGCCTTAAGTTTATACGATTGGACCGAAGCGGTGTATCAGGCAGGATTATTTGCCAAAGATGCCCGGGTTGTTTCATTTACCAGTGAAGGAAATAAAAAAGCTTGGGAAAACTACGCTGCAGTATCTGCAGCAAAAGTGGTTCTGGAAGCCATAACTAGAAGTATGGCGCTTGAATTTGCTCGTTATGGGATTCGTGCGAACTGTATACAGGCGGGAGTTACGGTTACCAGATCTTTCCAAATGATCCCCGGAAATGAAACTTTGCGCATGCATGCCCTAAAACACAATCCTTTTAAACGTTTAACTGTTCCAAACGATGTTGCCAATGTGGTATATCTTTTAAGTAAAGATGAAGCCAGTTGGATCACAGGGACTATAATTCCCGTGAATGGCGGGGAACATCTCAAATAA
- a CDS encoding 3-hydroxyacyl-ACP dehydratase FabZ family protein, giving the protein MNYNSIISALPYSKPFLFVDEILEVNAEACKGTYTFLEDAYFYKGHFKDHPVTPGVILTECMSQIGVVCLGIYLLNSLVDTKSLAAEEIEIALSSTQIDFFLPIYPGEQVRVVSKKEYFRFHKLKCAVEMFNSNNELVCRGMIAGMMKT; this is encoded by the coding sequence GTGAACTATAATTCGATCATTTCTGCACTACCTTATTCAAAGCCATTTTTATTTGTTGATGAAATTTTAGAGGTCAATGCTGAAGCTTGTAAAGGAACTTATACATTTCTTGAAGACGCTTATTTTTATAAAGGGCATTTTAAAGATCACCCTGTAACGCCAGGAGTGATCTTAACCGAGTGTATGTCACAAATTGGGGTGGTATGTCTAGGAATTTATCTTCTGAATAGTTTAGTAGATACTAAAAGTTTAGCTGCGGAAGAAATTGAAATCGCGTTGAGTTCTACTCAAATAGATTTCTTTTTACCGATTTATCCAGGGGAACAAGTGAGAGTGGTCTCAAAAAAAGAATATTTCAGGTTCCATAAATTGAAATGTGCTGTTGAAATGTTCAATAGTAATAACGAATTGGTATGTCGAGGAATGATTGCGGGGATGATGAAGACATAA
- a CDS encoding beta-ketoacyl-[acyl-carrier-protein] synthase family protein: MEKRVVITGLGICAPNGVSIPKFKEALRAGTSGITFHPQLKELNFSCQIGGKPEISEAKLAEYFTPLQLRGLNSSGIVYGVISGTDAWKDAGLQISHKDSPDWASGIIFGTGILGVDKFREAIHLIDAGKTRRLGSTSVIQTMASGISAYLGGILGCGNQVTTNSSACTTGTEALLMGYERIKAGKATRMLVGSCSDYGPYVWGGFDAMRILPGNFNENPEAASKPMSADASGFVPGSGAGSLVLEDLEAALERGAKIYAEVLGGEVNSGGQRGAGSMTAANNEAVQRCITGALNNSKISASEIDSINGHLTATSKDSIEIANWAEALNLKSVESFPYINSLKGMTGHCLSASGSMECVASVLEIAKGFVFPNINCEEIHPEILELIPEERIPRKTIEKPINIIAKASFGFGDVNAVAIFKKYV, from the coding sequence ATGGAAAAACGAGTTGTCATTACAGGATTGGGAATTTGTGCTCCCAATGGGGTGAGTATCCCTAAATTTAAGGAAGCACTTCGTGCAGGTACGAGCGGGATCACTTTTCATCCTCAACTTAAAGAACTTAATTTTAGTTGCCAGATAGGAGGGAAGCCAGAAATTTCTGAAGCCAAGCTAGCTGAATATTTTACGCCATTACAATTACGAGGATTAAATAGCAGCGGAATAGTTTACGGTGTGATCTCTGGAACGGATGCCTGGAAAGATGCCGGACTTCAAATCTCTCATAAGGATTCACCAGATTGGGCTAGTGGGATCATTTTTGGCACTGGGATTTTAGGAGTAGATAAATTTAGGGAAGCCATACATTTAATAGATGCAGGAAAAACGAGGCGCTTAGGAAGTACCAGTGTGATCCAGACCATGGCGAGTGGGATAAGTGCGTATTTAGGAGGTATTTTAGGTTGTGGAAATCAGGTGACCACCAACTCTTCTGCATGTACCACTGGAACAGAGGCACTTTTAATGGGCTATGAGCGTATTAAAGCCGGAAAAGCAACCAGAATGCTAGTGGGAAGCTGTAGTGATTACGGACCTTATGTATGGGGCGGCTTCGATGCCATGCGGATTCTTCCCGGAAATTTCAATGAAAATCCAGAGGCCGCATCTAAACCCATGAGTGCCGATGCCTCGGGCTTTGTTCCAGGAAGCGGAGCCGGTTCTTTGGTTTTGGAAGATCTGGAGGCTGCATTGGAAAGGGGGGCGAAAATATATGCAGAAGTCTTGGGAGGAGAAGTAAACAGTGGCGGACAACGAGGAGCAGGAAGTATGACGGCTGCAAATAACGAAGCGGTACAACGTTGCATAACGGGAGCTTTAAACAATTCAAAAATATCAGCATCAGAAATAGACTCGATAAATGGGCATTTAACAGCTACGAGCAAGGATTCCATAGAAATCGCGAATTGGGCAGAAGCATTAAATCTGAAGAGCGTTGAGAGTTTTCCTTATATCAACTCTCTTAAGGGAATGACAGGGCATTGCCTAAGTGCTTCCGGCAGTATGGAATGTGTAGCAAGTGTGCTGGAAATAGCAAAAGGTTTTGTATTTCCAAACATCAACTGCGAAGAAATACATCCAGAGATCCTCGAGCTGATTCCTGAAGAGCGTATTCCCCGAAAAACAATTGAAAAACCGATTAACATAATAGCAAAAGCAAGTTTTGGTTTTGGGGATGTGAATGCGGTGGCGATATTTAAGAAATATGTTTAA
- a CDS encoding phosphopantetheine-binding protein produces the protein MTDNTILEKIKIIVTPYVQRQEGLDDFDEKTDFLTDLEINSANLVDVILDVEDEFNIEIDNASMEGMLTAGDAKRIILTKMEN, from the coding sequence ATGACAGACAACACTATTTTAGAAAAAATAAAAATCATTGTTACTCCGTATGTGCAACGCCAAGAAGGCCTGGATGATTTTGATGAGAAAACTGATTTTCTGACAGACCTCGAAATAAATTCAGCAAACCTAGTAGATGTGATCTTGGATGTAGAAGACGAATTTAACATAGAAATAGATAACGCTTCTATGGAAGGAATGCTAACGGCTGGCGATGCAAAGAGAATAATCTTAACCAAAATGGAGAATTGA
- a CDS encoding 4'-phosphopantetheinyl transferase superfamily protein: MIGNDIIDLEIPISPNWNTTRYLNKLFTSSEQTAIFDSEEPEIWLQLFWSLKEAAYKAHQRQFNLPRKYNPLDFICEIISEEKEAVQGILRIKGLIYFSTSTITSTYIHSTAMTGSEINREACIKILDGESALKDKLFAEYSVLLKEPKTNFRIQKNKNKFPVLYLKNTKLEQNFSLSHHGKFAAFAIALRIS; this comes from the coding sequence TTGATTGGGAATGATATCATAGATCTTGAAATTCCGATCTCTCCAAATTGGAACACTACCCGTTATTTAAATAAATTATTTACCTCATCAGAACAAACTGCAATTTTTGATTCCGAAGAGCCTGAAATTTGGCTTCAATTATTTTGGTCTTTAAAAGAAGCGGCTTATAAGGCACATCAACGCCAATTTAATTTACCCAGAAAGTATAATCCTCTTGATTTTATATGCGAAATAATTTCAGAAGAAAAAGAAGCGGTTCAGGGAATTTTAAGAATAAAAGGCCTTATTTATTTCTCTACTTCAACAATCACTTCAACCTATATCCACAGTACAGCTATGACTGGTTCAGAAATAAATCGGGAAGCATGCATCAAAATTCTTGACGGGGAAAGCGCTCTTAAAGACAAATTATTTGCCGAATATTCCGTACTTTTAAAAGAGCCAAAAACCAATTTCAGAATTCAAAAGAATAAAAACAAATTCCCCGTTTTATATTTGAAGAACACGAAATTGGAGCAAAACTTTTCTCTCTCCCATCACGGAAAATTTGCAGCTTTTGCCATTGCGTTAAGGATCTCCTAA